GACGGGTGGTGGCATCCAGGGTGGCAAATAATTGATCTGCGGTATAAACTTCGGCATTAGTCAGGGTATTGAGCAAGGTGGATTTACCCGCATTCGTATAGCCGACAATGGCGATCGCCGGAATTTCCCGATGTTGCCGTTGATGACGCAACCGGCCTCGATGGGCTTGCAGTTGGTTCACCTCCCGTTGCAACCGCGATAAGCGCCGCGAAATCACTCGTCGCTCAGTCTCTAACTTGGTTTCCCCTGGGCCTCTGGTTCCAATACCACCGCCCAACCGGGACATCATTTGACCGCGCCCCGTTAACCGAGGCAACATATATTCCAGTTGAGCCAATTCGACCTGAAGCTTCCCGGCACGGGACTGGGCCCGTTGGGCAAAGATATCCAAAATTACCTCAGTACGATCTAAAACCCGAATGCCAATTTGAGTTTCCAAATTTCGGATTTGAGCGGGCGATAAATCCCGGTCAAACACCACTAAAGTCGCGCCTAGGGTTTGAGCCGTTAACGCAATGTCCGAAACCTTACCTTTACCGACAACCGTTTGCGGATGGGGCTGCGATCGCTTCTGCTGAATCGTCTCCAAGACCATACCGCCAGCCGTTTCCACCAGTCGGGCTAATTCTTCCAACCCTTCCGAGAACCGTTCCGGACTCAGTTGATCTACGTGCAGACCCACCAATAACACCCGGTCTTGCTGGGAATCAACATCTTGAGCAACCGCTTCTTTGCGAAATTCATTCTCTAGCTCTTCCACCAAGTCTAGAAAATCAGAATCGGTCAATTGCTCCAAAGTCACGGGAGGAGAAAGAATCCAATTCAGTTCGGGATCGGCAATTAAATGGGCGAGATAGGCGGATTTCACATATCCCGTTGCCCCTTTACCCCGACGATAAGAACCGCCACCACTGAGGGTTAACACCGCCAGAGCATCTAACCGTTGCAAAGCCATAGCTGTCAGGGTGGACTTATTGGGAGGACTCTGTTTGAGTTGTGTGGCAATACAGCGAATCCCGCTCAGTCGCTCCATGCCATAGCGGGGCAGTTCCAGGGGGGGGATCTGAGTTTGGTGGGGACTGCCGACACCTACGCGAATCACCTGGCCGCGACGGTTAATGTAGCTACAGACGGGTTGATTAATATCTGAGCTGATGGCAGCAACGCGCTGGGCAAACTCGGACGTGGTTAGGCGATCGCCCGGTAGCCGTTGATGATACAGCCGTTGCAGTTGTTTCAGTTGACTCGGCTTCAATCCTTGAATGTTGCCGTAGATGGTATCGATAGGCTCTCTCTCCCTGAGCAGTTGCACAAGATTAAATAGATATTACCTCAAAAGGTATAACACAATTGTAGTATGGAGTTCTATCAATTAACAATTAACAATTTTCATGTCGGCGACAGCCGAAACAATTAACAATTAAGAGGTTAAAAGCGAGCAAGATGCTCGCACTACCATCCTCCCCATGTTCCCCATCTCCCCTCCCCACTATCTCCCTAAACGAACCTCAATCACCTGTCCGGGTTCAACAATGGGGGAGGTGAGGCGATCGGATTGTCCTTGAATGGGGAAAGCGCCCTCAGATCCGAGAACCAGGGCTGTAGCTTGAAAACGACTCTGTTGCCCTTGGGTTTGAAATTGTCCAATTACGGGAGTTCCCACCGGGATCAGTAAACTCCCCTGGCGATCTGTGATGGCTTCATGAACAATTAACACTTCTTGCAGGGGCATACTGGAACTGAGATAAAGGCTCTCCTGACCTGGATATCGTAATTTTAGGCGTATTCCGCCAGGGAGAACGGAGTTGGTATTCTCGGCGATTCTCCTCCGTGAATTTGACGAGGGAAAGTCTTGCCCAAATTCAATGACAGGAATCACCGTAGAGCCGATGGGAGGGAGATCTGAGGTAGGGGCAGGGGTTGGAGATGGCGATCGCCGCCTCATGCCGACTAAATCTGGTGTTGTTTCGACGGAAGCTGGTTGGGTGACGAGGGAAGCGGCTGAGGCTCCGGGGGTGGGTTCTTCTGTCTGGGTGGCTGGCGGTTGGGAACGGGGAAACAGGTCAGGAACCGACACTAGAGGCTGATTAGCTGGCGGTTCAAACCTCCCTGGTGGCAGATTCAGGACTGATGTTGAGGGATCTTGAGTCATCAACGGACGGATCGCCATTTTGTACAGTCCGGCTGATGTGGGATAGGATTCGATCGCTACGGATTCCGGGGCTAACCTCACTCCAGGAGATAAGTATAAAATTAACTGTGTTTGATTGGCGTTTGAACGCTCTAAGGAAATTTGCTGAACGGCTCCAGAGTAACTATTTTTTTCAATTGGTACTTGAATTTCCGTATTGGGTAATTCTATAATAACTCTGAGGGGATTCTCGAAAACGAAGTACCGAGGTGAGATCTCTCCTGCAAGGGTTAACTCTAATTCGGTTTTCAGGGGGTCATATTGCCATTGTCTGAGTTCCCCAGCGAGGGAGGGACAAGCCAAAAACGATAAGGCGATCGCTCCGAGCCAACCTAACCCATTCACAGTCATTTTCATTTTAGATACCCATGCCTGTATTCTAAATTCTTTGATTGGTCTGTAATTCATATCACACCTTTGCAGCAAAAAAATCACAAGTTGACGATGGTATCATCACATCAAGATTTCATGAATTCTTAGATACTAATAGATAGACCTGCGTAATCCTAGGGGGGGAACGATGCTATGTACCTGTACGAACACGACGCGACCACCACAACCCATATTGGACGGATGAATTTCTCTGAAGGACTTAGCTCCTGCTCAACCCCCAATGTTCATAAAAGACTGGTAAAACGCACCCAGCAATTGGCCCAAGCTAACTTAGAGTTAGCGGATGAAGTCGCCAAGCGGAGACAAGTGGAAGAAAACTATCGCTCCATGTTTGAGAATGCCATGGAGGGCATGTTTCAAAGTACCCCAGAAGGGGAGTTAATCAGTGCGAATCCAGCTCTAGCTGAGATTTATGGTTATTCTAGTGTAGAAGCCCTGAAGTGTGAGGGAATTCAAGTAACAGCTTTTTATGTAGACAAAGACCGCCGCCAGGAGTTCGTTGAACAATTAACGAAGCAAGGACGGGTACGCGGTTTTGAATCGCAAATTCGCCGACTGGATGGCCAAGTGATTTGGATTTCGGAAACTGCCAGGGAAGTGCGGGATGCAGCCGGAGTCCTTCTCTATTATGAAGGCATGGTTCAGGATATCACCGATCGCAAACAGGCGGAATTAACGATCAAAGAGTCAGAATCATCTTATCGCCAACAGTCCGAAGCCCTGCAACAGGCTTTAGACCAGGTACAACTGGCCCAAAGTCAATTGGTGCAGCAGGAAAAAATGTCGGCCTTGGGTCAGTTGGTTGCAGGAGTCGCCCATGAGATTAATAATCCTGTCAGTTTCGTGTGTGGGAATTTGACCCACGCGATCGCCTATACTCAAGATTTATTAGAGTTAGTTGAACTCTACCAAACCCACTATCCGGAACCGGTGGCTGAAATTAAAGAGGCCGAAGAAGATCTAGATGTAGAGTTTTTAGTCGAAGATTTACCCCAAGTGCTGACTTCTATGGAAGTGGGAGCCAACCGCATTAAGCAACTGGTTCGCAGTTTGCGCCATTTTTCTCGTGCTGACGATCAAACCCTGCAACCGGTGGATCTCCATGAAGGTTTGGATAGCACCTTAATGATTTTACATAATCGCTTAAAAGCCAAGGGCAATCAACCAGAGATTGTCATCGATAAAAAGTATGGTGAAATTCCCCAGGTAGTGGGATATGGGGGACAACTCAATCAAGTTTTCATGAACTTGTTAAGTAATGCTATTGATGCGATTGAAGAAAAGCTCGAACAAGGCGGTTATGCTACGGAAAATCCCCAAATTGAGATTACCACTAGCTTATCCTCTGGCGATCGGGTGGAAGTTCGCATTGCTGATAATGGAACAGGTATGACTCCAGAGATTCAGGAGCAAGTGTTTAATACCTACTTTACCACCAAGCCTCTGGGCAAAGGCACAGGATTGGGACTATCCCTAAGTCAACAAATTATCAATGAACGCCATAGCGGACAGTTGAGATGTGACTCTCAACCGGGTGAAGGAACCACATTTATTATTGAGCTGGCAGTTCAATAACAGTTTGTTTAACCGATTACCCATTACCCGTTATATCGCTCTTGTGCCCAAGGTTCCCCGCGACGATGATAACCATTGCGCTCCCAAAACCCTAGCTCTTCATGATCGAGAAATTCTAACCCATGAATCCACTTGGTACTTTTCCAAGCATACAGATGGGGGACAACCAGGCGAACGGGGCCACCATGGTCTGCGGGTAAGGGTTCACCAAAGAGGGTGTGGGCAAAGAAGTTATCTTGGTTTAAGAAATCCTCCAGAGTCAGATTGGTGGTGTATCCTCCATAGGCATGTTGCATGACATGGGTAGCTGTTGGGTCAAGGTCGATCTGTTGCATGAAGTCAACCACTCGAATCCCACGCCACTTTACATCCAGCTTTGACCAGCGAGTAACACAGTGAAAGTCTTTCGTAAAGTCTTTTTGGGGCAAGGCCATCAAGTCAGAGAAGGTGAAGGTTACTTCTTTGACCAATCCCCATACCTTTAATTCCCAGGTCTTGGCAGTCACTTCCGGCGTTTCCCCATAGGTGAGAACTGGAAACCCCTTGCTCAAATATTGTCCAGGTGGAGTGCGATCGCTCACATCTGGATCGGGTTTGTGAAAAAATTTACCAATTGCCATACCACAAAGCGTTAAGAGTTGTCTTGTCTATCATCATAATTAAGAATGGGTGACCTAATGCCACCCATTCCCAGACCTTTCCCTGACGTTAATGGGCACTTTATTCTTCTTCTTCATCCTCATCAGAAGGATAAACAAAATTGGATCGTCCCGTAAGGATGGACTTACCCAGAGACATGGCTTTCTGGGCTTCGAGTGCTGCCTTGCGTTTCCAGACAGCGCGACGCTGATTGCGTTTGGTTTTAGAGGTTTTCTTCTTGGGAACAGCCATAGGATGTCAGAGACCCTCTTCAGAGGGTGATTTTTCCACAACCTTTCAATTATAAGGTAAAAATGAGCTTTGGCCAAGGCAAACAGGGCTAGAGAAATTGGCGTAAATCGAATTCTGAGGGTGACTCTTGGGGATGCCGTTGCTTGTGCAACATCAGGGGCAGATGATGGGTAATATCAACAATGCCGCGTAATTCATCTTCTAGGATTTGTAGCCCCCCGTTGGCATATTCTTCGACAATTTGAATTTGCCGAGCGATCGCCTCTGGGGAGGACAGGGAAAGTACGCTGACATCCTCTGTTTTGGCGATCGCCAACAGGCGAATGGTGCGATCGTATCCTCGCGATCGAAAAATCTCCCAGGCAATGGGAGCAGGCTCCTTGGCAATGGTGTCATTGAGGGGAATAGCTTGATTGCGCTGATAGCCCAGGGAAGCCGCAAACATCACCACATCCGCATAGGTTTCAAACGGCGCATTATCCTCATCAGACTCAACCAACCGCTTGACCAACTCCCCCTTATCTTTTGCTAATCGAATGCGGTATCCTGCCATCCTCCTCCCCTTGATTCAGAAAGTTATTGGGGACGAAGTTCGCCCCAAGGATGTCTTATGCTTTCTGAAACCCTAAACCATTTTCTTGAGCGTAGCGTTCCATAAAGCGCATAAACCGATCCCACTCCGCCTCTCCCTGCATCAGCAAGAAGGCTTCTACCGTGGTGGGTTTACCATCAATAAACTTAGCCGTCACTTCCCGACTGACCAATTCTCCTTCTTCATCAATCAGGTGCAACCCAGTCACTTCATCGGTATTGCCTTCCTTAAAAACAGTGGGATCGGAAAAAATAAAGGTTGCTGTACCACTACTTTTATCTTTAGAACGGGTCAGACGCACTTCTGGAACATCTTTTTCTGTGATTCCTTTGGTTAACTGAATTTCTGCCATATTTTTATGATTTAGTGTAATTCCAATGGATTGAAGGTATTTTACTATCATCTCAGTCCCAGGGAACTTGTGCAACTATAGGGCTGGGCGTTGGTGATGGATTAGGGTCGGATTAATTCAGCTTTGACTCGCGATCGCTTTAATTCTCGCACTAAACGCTCTGCTTGATGTAGATAGAGCCGCTTCGGTAAGATGTGGGGCAAGTGATTCATCAACTCACGAGCGCTACTTAAACGATATCCAGCAATCCGAGCAATCACATTAGCGCCATCAAAAGCCGAATCCATGCTCAAGGCAGAATTGATACGAACCTGAAACGTCGGGGAAGCGATCGTTCCTTGCTCAATCCGTTTTAAGCCTTCAATGGCAGACAATACCACAATGCGATCGCCCACTGTCAGCAGCAGATCGTCAGAAGGCATCAAGGTTGCCGTCTCTGTTGATGTTTGATGAAGAACCACCACCACCCCATACCCATAAGCCACTTCACTAATCAGTAATCCATGTAACGTATCAATCGGTTCAATTTGATATTCCGTGACTAAAATGGTTTGATGATAGCGAAACAGACTAATAATATTTTCACCAAAGGCGGCTCCTGCAAAGGCTTCTGCTGCCACTTCATAGGTTCCCAAAATTTGCACATTGGTGAGTAAATGACTTAAATATCGGCTTAAGCCTTGGCCATACGTGCCAATCACCAAATGAGTGTTCGGATTTAACCGCCGAGCCATAAGAGCAATTTCCAGATTCAACATTTCGTTATCTGTGGTAATAATCACACTTTTAGCGGTCATTACATTGGCTTGGGTTAGGCTTTCAGTTAAATTTCCGACAACTAGGGGAATATGGGGGAATAAACTTTGATCGAAATGGGGATTAAAGGGAATAGCGACGATCGCTTGTTCTAGATTCTCCAGGAAACTCGCCACTTGTTGACCGAGGTGATCGAGTCCCACTAAGATTAAATGATCCGTTTTAGGAATGGGAGGACGGCGACGCAATAATTCAAATTTAGAGGAAAGAATTGCTTCAGTGAGCAGAGCATACAGGACTCCCACAAATGCAGTACCCACCAATGTGAGGGTAAAGGCAAATAACTGTAAACCTGGAGGAATTTTAGCGACGGGTTCCAATTCGCCAAACAATTCTCCATAGTCTCCGAGTAAAAGAATTCCTGTGGCATAAAAGGCATAAAGCCAGGTTGTGTTGGGATAGTAAAATCTAAATAAAACTGTTCCTAGGATTAATAAAAAAGCGACAATAATACCATTGATTATCGCGACTTTTCGTACTCCACTGATCAAAAAAATAGTTTTAAATTTTTGCCCTTGCAACTGCCAAAAATTTAAGTTAAAGAGTTGTTTTTGCACCAAGTAACTGAATCTTGAGCCGATTGTTTGAGGCCTTTCTGCTTCAGACCCATGCCTCCTAAATTTGGGGTCGGGTCGATGATCGGTCAGTGAAAACTTTTCCACGACTTCTACATAAACCACTGTATCTCCTGGCTTGACAATTTTTTTGGGATTCCACTGATAAAAAACCGGCGCTAACCCCGGTCTAGGGAAATAAAACAACACCCGTCGCTTACTGGTATTGAGGTCTTGAAGCGATCGCGTGTTACACCATCGATGACCCTCTTCTAGTCGATGGGCAATCACTTGCAGATTTTGACCCTCTAGCTCAAAAAACCCCAAGGTTTGGGCCCCCAAACCCGCTAAACCAAAGGCACTGGCGATCATTTGCGTCGGTTCAGCCGCAAAAAAATTACCCAACTGTTCGCTCAACAGTTGATTCAAATTATGGGCCGCAGAACGCACGACAATTCTGACGCTGGGATTCAGTTGCCGTACTGCTAAAGCGGTTTGGGCGTTTACTTCTTCATCCCTGGTGACAATTAAAACTGTCCGACAGGTTTGAATTTGAGCTTGTTCGAGAATGTGCAGTTGCCGACAGTCTCCCACAATTAATGTATCTAATAATTCAGGAATTTTCGGTAATTCCCATTCAGCAGGAGGGATTTTTTCAATACCACTGACAACGACTCCAAAATTCTTCAGAGCAATCACACATTCTTGACCGAGACGACCTAAGCCACAGATCAAAAAGCGATCGCCATTTAACTCTGGAGCATTGGCTTCTGGGGGAGTCGGTGAAAGAGTTGACATAACCTGGTTTCTCGCTTAAGAACTGGGAAACAAGGAACAGGGGTTCACTGAAATATTGTTCAGAGTTCCCCCAGTGCGTGTTGCACTTGAAAGATGACGGTAGACCAATCTCCGGGTTGGGTTTGGCGAAATAAGCGGACAGTAGGATACCAAGGACTATCAACGCGCACGAGCATCCACCGCCAATCGCAGCTAAAATGTAGCAGTATCCACGTGGGTTTGCCTAATGTTGCGGATAAATGGGCGATCGCCGTATCCACAGTAATCACTAAATCCAGTTGCCGGATGATTTGCGCGGTGTCTAGCAAGTCCTCACAGTCTGAGGGGAACGGCTGGATGGGGGTTTGCTCTAGTTGTAGCCGATCTCCCTCTGAGAGGTCTTTCTGAAGACTATAAAATTGTACATTTTCGCAATTGAACAGAGGTGTTAAGTCAGAAAACGAACAAGTTCGTAAATAATTATTGGGATGTTCCCTGTTACCTTGCCATGCTAACCCTACTTTCAGTTGACCTGGCGTTTCTGGGAGGATCGAATTTTGAGAAAGATCCGGTAAAGTAAACGGAAGCGGGGCTGGAATGGTTTGTAATGAAGTTTTGCTCAGGTGAGGCAAACTCATTAAGGAGGCATGTTCATCAAAAGTAGGTAAGGTCTCTTCCCTGGTAACAATTTGCTCAACATGGGGCAAGGTGGCAAAGAGACGCTTTAGAGGTGGACGACATTCGAGGATAATTTTGGCTCCCTGTTCCTTCACCCAGGGGAGATAGCGGATCATTTGTATCATGTCCCCTAAGCCTTGTTCGCTATAGAGCATCAGGGTTTTACCGGCTAGGGGTTCGCCATTCCAAGAGGGTTGGGTGAGGTTGCCTGCGGTGAATTCTTCGGTTTTCCAGCGCCATTCATATTCACTAAACCCTTGTTCGAGAAAACCGAGACTCAGCAGCGCAAAAGCAAGTCCCGTATGTGCTTTGGGTTCTTCGGCGTTGAGTTTGAGGCATTTTTGATAGGCAAGGATGGCTTCGGCGATCTGTCCTTGTTGGATGAGGGCATGGCCGAGAGTACAATAGGCTTCGGTAGAGTTGGGGTTAGCTTGGAGAGCGCGATGGTAATAAGCGATCGCCTCCTGACGACGGTTTAGGTTAATTCCGGTAACTTGTTCCTGCTCTTGTAGGGTATTGCCCAAATTAAGTAGCGCTTGGGCAAAGTTAGGATTGAGATTCAAGGCTTGCTGGTAGTAGGCAATGGCGCGATCGAAGTCTTGTTCAGCTTTATAGAGATTACCGAGATTATAGAAGCTTTCCACCTGATTGGAGTCAATGGCGATCGCCTGTTCATAAGCGCGTTTCGCTTCTTCCACCTGATTCTGTTGATGGTAGAGTAACCCCAGATTGCTATACGCCCCAGCATGACTCGGTTGTAACTCCAAAAGAGTTTGATAACAGGCGATCGCCTCTTCTGTCTGTTGGCTGGCACTTAAGGCATTACCTAAGTTAAACCGCGCTTCAATAAAGTTCGGTTTCAGGGCGATCGCCCTTTGGTAACAGGCGATCGCTTCTTCTAACTTTCCCTGTACCCGTGCCACCATCCCCAATAAACACAGCACATTGGTATTCTCTGGTTCCTGGCGCAAAATTTGCTCATATACCCGTTCTGCTTGGGTATATTCTCCCTGTTGGTGATAGCCAAAACCCTGTTTTAATAATTCTTCCGTCGTCATTTTAATTAACAATTAAGAAGGAAATGTTCAGGCGATCGCCGCTCTGGTGAAACTTCTGGAGCAGACTGAGGATAAAAATACCCGCTAGAAACCCATCTTCTTGGCACGTTACCGAAACCGTTAATCTTCCGGTAACTGATACTGATCCACAATTTTCTTCGCAAACTCTGGCACGTGCTGCTCTAGTTTTTCCGGATAGTTACGCTTCGTATACAGATAGTTGCGGGTAAAGTGGGAATCAATGGAAAAGCGGGCGTATTCTAACCCTTTGGGGCCGATTTTTTCGATCACTACCCCCATTAATTTGGCTGCCCACATGGGAAGAGTAACCCCTTGATCGTAGGCTGGAATACTCTGTTGTACGGCTTGACGGCGATCGCCTTTCGACATCACCGGCTGAGTTTCCAGTTGCTCCATGGCCAAATCCAGCATTTCCTTACCCGTATCATTGCGAACCACAATCCATTGCCACCCGAAGGGCGCACCCATATAGCCGACGACCAAATCAGCCAGGGAGTTCACATAGTCAAAGCAAGTCATACACGACGGTGCAAACACATCCTTCAGTTGATTCGTCTTCAGTCCGAAAAAGGGCACGGTTTCCGTCGAGCCATCCTCATGTTTGAAATGTACCCGGAAATCCTGCATAAACTCATAATGAACTACAGTTTCCGGCGATCGGCTGGTGGTTTCCAAGAACTTTTGCAACCCCGCGCGAGTCACATTATCCACACAAGGCGTTCCCAACACATAGAGCTTCTCTAACCCCAATTCCTTCTCAACCGCTCGCAGGGCTTGAATTTGACAGCCTACCCCGATCGCCAACAAGCGCTTCATCCCCGATTGTTCCACCTGCTCCAAAATCGACAAATTCGGGGAAAGGGTCGGCTTATTCACCCGTGCCGCCAGAATTTCCTCTGGAGTGCGGGCAATTACCGGCATAGGTTGAAATCGATCCTCCGGGGTGTTTTGCACGCACACCACCCCTTCTACCTTGCCCTGAGTCAACATTTCAATGGCGATCGTACTCACAATTCCTGTCCATTGCGCCCCCTCGATGGGTTCTACCTTCCGCGCAGCCATCATTTCCTGATGAACGCCAAAATAGAGTTCATTTTCATTCTCCAGATCCCGCGCTCTGCCATGACTTTCCGTTTCCAGTCCAGGAATCTGTTGATTAATAAACGCGCAGGCTTCCTTAACGTAGTGAATATAGTAAGTATCGCACAGCCCACATTCACTACAGAGTTCTTTCGCCGGAGGCACACTACCGGGTTTCAGGGCTTTGGCTTTATGGTGCTTAGGAGCAGTAGAAGTCATGAGGGCAATACAGAATCACAAGAGGACAACTTCTTATTACCATACCGCGTTAAGGAGTCATGAGTAATCCCCAACTCTTATTCCCCATTACCAGCCCGTAACGCTCCAATTTTAGATTGGAAAAACTCCTCTAAGGACTGACGAGCTAACTTTAACTCCAGCAGTTCAGCATCCATTAAGCGCAAACTGGCGATAAAATCATAGGGATTCCCTTGGACTTCACCCACCCAACAGCCGCGATCGAACGAGAGATGGGGAATCCAGCGCTTAATCACCTCTAGAGTGCCTCCTTTCCCTCGCGCTTGGTAAGATTGCACTTGTCCTAATAATTCATCTAAAGAACCACAACAAATTAACTCCCCTTGGGATAGAATCGCGATGCGATCGCACACTTGTTCGACATCCGAGAGGATATGGGAATTAAAGAACAGGGTTTTTCCGGCCTGCTTCAGAGATAATATAATCTCGCGGATCTGATAGCGCCCAATGGGATCTAAGCCGGACATAGGTTCATCAAGAAAGACCACTTCTGGATCGTTAATTAAGGCTTGGGCAAAGCCAATGCGCTGTTTCATCCCCTTGGAATATTGGCGCAGTTGTTTGGTTTTGGCCGTTTTGACATCTAATCCCACCTGCTCTAAGAGTTCGGGGATACGGGTACGAGAAACGGTGGCAGGAATTTGGAATAAACCGGCGGTAAAGAGCAAAAATTCCCAACCGGTGAGATAATCGTAATAATAGGCATTTTCCGGCAAATAGCCAATCCGTTGCTTAATGTGGCGATCGCCCAAGGGACGACCCAACAAAACCCCCCGTCCAGAAGTCGGGCGCACAATTCCCAGTAAGGTCTTCAGCAGTGTGGTTTTCCCTGCCCCATTGGGCCCAAGTAAGCCAAAGGTTTCTCCAGGATACACCTTCACAGAGCAAGATTTGAGCGATTCTATCTTCTGGTTTAACCAAAACCCCGTCCGGTAAACCTTACTCAAATCCCAAGTTTCAATTACACAAGCAGTGTCTTCGGTCATAGATCACTTCACTAGGCACAATCGAGGTTTTTTGTCAGTATAGCAAGTTGCTGGGTGTGTATTGACACCCACCGGTAGGGGCAAAGGGCCCTTCGCCCCTACATACAACGTTTGCTTGACTCCTCCCCGGTCTAAAGACACGGGGATTCCTAATCATCACTAATCAGGGTTTCTGTTTCATCGCACCAGCCTTCCGAGATTTACTCTCTTCAGGTCTTACAGTCGCTCCACAGACTGAAACCG
This genomic interval from Roseofilum capinflatum BLCC-M114 contains the following:
- a CDS encoding tetratricopeptide repeat protein, with translation MTTEELLKQGFGYHQQGEYTQAERVYEQILRQEPENTNVLCLLGMVARVQGKLEEAIACYQRAIALKPNFIEARFNLGNALSASQQTEEAIACYQTLLELQPSHAGAYSNLGLLYHQQNQVEEAKRAYEQAIAIDSNQVESFYNLGNLYKAEQDFDRAIAYYQQALNLNPNFAQALLNLGNTLQEQEQVTGINLNRRQEAIAYYHRALQANPNSTEAYCTLGHALIQQGQIAEAILAYQKCLKLNAEEPKAHTGLAFALLSLGFLEQGFSEYEWRWKTEEFTAGNLTQPSWNGEPLAGKTLMLYSEQGLGDMIQMIRYLPWVKEQGAKIILECRPPLKRLFATLPHVEQIVTREETLPTFDEHASLMSLPHLSKTSLQTIPAPLPFTLPDLSQNSILPETPGQLKVGLAWQGNREHPNNYLRTCSFSDLTPLFNCENVQFYSLQKDLSEGDRLQLEQTPIQPFPSDCEDLLDTAQIIRQLDLVITVDTAIAHLSATLGKPTWILLHFSCDWRWMLVRVDSPWYPTVRLFRQTQPGDWSTVIFQVQHALGEL
- a CDS encoding Coenzyme F420 hydrogenase/dehydrogenase, beta subunit C-terminal domain, which translates into the protein MTSTAPKHHKAKALKPGSVPPAKELCSECGLCDTYYIHYVKEACAFINQQIPGLETESHGRARDLENENELYFGVHQEMMAARKVEPIEGAQWTGIVSTIAIEMLTQGKVEGVVCVQNTPEDRFQPMPVIARTPEEILAARVNKPTLSPNLSILEQVEQSGMKRLLAIGVGCQIQALRAVEKELGLEKLYVLGTPCVDNVTRAGLQKFLETTSRSPETVVHYEFMQDFRVHFKHEDGSTETVPFFGLKTNQLKDVFAPSCMTCFDYVNSLADLVVGYMGAPFGWQWIVVRNDTGKEMLDLAMEQLETQPVMSKGDRRQAVQQSIPAYDQGVTLPMWAAKLMGVVIEKIGPKGLEYARFSIDSHFTRNYLYTKRNYPEKLEQHVPEFAKKIVDQYQLPED
- a CDS encoding ABC transporter ATP-binding protein, with translation MTEDTACVIETWDLSKVYRTGFWLNQKIESLKSCSVKVYPGETFGLLGPNGAGKTTLLKTLLGIVRPTSGRGVLLGRPLGDRHIKQRIGYLPENAYYYDYLTGWEFLLFTAGLFQIPATVSRTRIPELLEQVGLDVKTAKTKQLRQYSKGMKQRIGFAQALINDPEVVFLDEPMSGLDPIGRYQIREIILSLKQAGKTLFFNSHILSDVEQVCDRIAILSQGELICCGSLDELLGQVQSYQARGKGGTLEVIKRWIPHLSFDRGCWVGEVQGNPYDFIASLRLMDAELLELKLARQSLEEFFQSKIGALRAGNGE